The following proteins are encoded in a genomic region of Oceaniferula marina:
- a CDS encoding SulP family inorganic anion transporter, producing the protein MKRQTKSVSRKILRETRRILSGNGLDWFPIRGPLSRYNREKFRYDSKAALNVALLALPQGMAYAAIAELPIYYGIVCSAIAAIIAPIFSSSRHTILGPTNATSFMVFSFFAAAGATLSKSPVEYMPLLVFMVGILSVLGAIFKVADLLQYVSRSVLVGYITGAALLILTNQFKHLLGIAEPMANGESAKTFFTIVEKMSGLWHAYQWQPVTLGAATLGLYFWLQKKLPTLPNFAISLTLSTLAGTLLRHYVPAFAHLDTFSAFEIDRLTPSLPDFNLDDFSALTGVAFAIAFLASLENSVMAKSLASRTGERSDVNQDMLSVGMANLGTSLLAAMPASGSLTRSALNYGSKAKTRFASIFAGLLCLLGFAALIKLPIVENIPKTSLSALVIGIACSLINLNSIRICLRTTRDDALVIIVTFAATLLTRLDYAIFIGVAFSISLFLRKASTPHLVEYEMNDAGNLAELGEKRKRPNPAISIVHVEGDLFFGAADLFRTQVQRTTADPNLKVIVLRLKNARHLDATSVLALEDLIKHTRKRGIHILVSGASREVYQILKKSGALKVLQQGCIRAEGQTNLFLQSPSNPNLSTRDALIRAQELIGDQKADIKIFFDPNKE; encoded by the coding sequence ATGAAACGTCAAACCAAGTCCGTCTCCCGGAAAATCCTGAGGGAAACCCGCAGGATTCTTTCAGGTAACGGTCTCGACTGGTTTCCCATCCGCGGCCCGCTGAGCCGCTACAATCGCGAAAAATTCCGCTACGATTCCAAAGCGGCACTCAACGTTGCCCTCCTCGCGCTGCCCCAGGGAATGGCATATGCCGCCATTGCCGAGCTACCGATCTATTACGGGATCGTCTGCTCGGCCATCGCCGCAATCATCGCACCCATTTTTTCCAGCTCCCGCCACACCATCCTTGGCCCAACCAATGCCACCTCCTTCATGGTGTTCAGCTTTTTTGCCGCGGCTGGAGCCACCCTGAGCAAATCACCGGTCGAATACATGCCCCTGCTTGTTTTTATGGTGGGTATTCTCTCGGTTCTGGGAGCCATCTTTAAAGTCGCCGACCTGCTCCAGTATGTCAGCCGCAGTGTGCTCGTCGGCTACATCACCGGAGCCGCTCTACTGATTCTCACCAACCAGTTCAAACATTTACTCGGTATTGCCGAACCGATGGCCAATGGAGAGTCCGCAAAAACCTTCTTTACCATCGTCGAAAAAATGAGTGGCCTCTGGCACGCATACCAATGGCAACCGGTCACTCTGGGCGCCGCCACCTTGGGGCTCTACTTCTGGCTCCAGAAAAAACTGCCCACGCTGCCTAATTTCGCCATCAGCCTGACCCTCTCCACCCTTGCCGGCACCCTGCTGCGCCACTACGTCCCGGCCTTTGCCCATCTCGACACCTTTTCCGCCTTTGAGATCGATCGACTCACCCCGAGCCTTCCCGATTTCAACCTGGACGATTTTTCCGCCCTGACCGGCGTGGCATTCGCCATCGCCTTCCTCGCATCCCTGGAAAACTCAGTCATGGCCAAATCCCTCGCCAGTCGCACCGGCGAACGCAGTGACGTCAACCAGGACATGCTCTCCGTCGGTATGGCCAACCTCGGAACCTCCCTGCTGGCCGCCATGCCCGCATCCGGCTCATTAACCCGTTCCGCACTTAACTACGGGTCGAAAGCCAAGACCCGCTTTGCCTCCATCTTTGCCGGCCTGCTCTGCCTACTCGGATTTGCAGCCCTCATCAAACTCCCCATCGTCGAAAACATCCCCAAAACCTCCCTCTCTGCACTGGTCATCGGTATCGCTTGCTCCCTGATCAACCTGAACAGCATCCGCATCTGCCTGCGAACCACTCGCGATGATGCCCTGGTCATTATTGTCACCTTTGCAGCCACGCTGCTGACCCGCCTCGATTACGCCATCTTCATCGGCGTGGCCTTCTCGATCAGCCTCTTCCTACGTAAAGCCTCCACCCCCCATTTGGTCGAATACGAAATGAACGATGCAGGCAACCTCGCCGAACTCGGAGAAAAGCGCAAACGACCCAACCCGGCAATCTCCATCGTCCACGTCGAAGGTGATCTCTTTTTCGGAGCTGCCGATCTGTTTCGCACCCAGGTCCAACGCACCACCGCCGACCCCAATCTCAAAGTCATTGTCCTGCGCCTAAAAAATGCTCGCCACCTCGATGCCACCAGCGTGCTTGCCCTCGAAGACCTGATCAAACACACCCGCAAACGTGGAATCCACATTCTCGTCTCCGGCGCCAGCCGCGAGGTTTACCAGATTCTTAAAAAATCCGGAGCCCTCAAAGTGCTTCAGCAGGGGTGCATCCGGGCCGAAGGCCAAACCAACCTCTTCCTCCAATCTCCCTCCAACCCAAACCTCTCGACCCGCGATGCCCTGATCCGCGCCCAAGAGCTCATCGGCGACCAAAAGGCAGATATTAAGATTTTCTTCGACCCCAACAAGGAGTAG
- a CDS encoding SulP family inorganic anion transporter, with protein MHRHAKAVFRAFFSTVLRILSGNGLDWFPIRHELRSYSRDKLQHDSRASINVAILCLSQGIAFAAIADLPIYYGILCASFAPIVAPFFSHSRHTILGPTNATAFMVFSFFAASHGTLDKDPVSYMPLLICMVGVLSVIGALLKVADLLQYVSRSVLVGYITGAALLILTNQTRHLLGIATPMAEGTVPKTFFAIIEKTIQCADSINWQPVSIGAATLLLYFILQKKAPKLPNFAISLTLSSIIAYALRHNTEAFADLRTFDPLHVNHLKITIPNVNSGDVSALLGIAFAIAFLASLENTVMSKSIASKSGDRPNTNQDMLSLGMTNIATSLVAPMAASGSLTRSALNYESGAMTRFASIFTGLLGLAGFFILLQVPLVENIPKSSLAALVIAIAISLINKKSIRICLRSTRDDAIVIITTLCATLLLPRLDYAIFIGVGVSLCLFLRKASVPHLIEYELTDAGHLLELGEKRKRPIPAISIVHVEGDLFFGAADLFRTQVQRTTADPNLKVIILRLKNARHLDATSVLALEDLIKDTRKKGVHILISGATREVYTILKQSGVLKTLQKGCNRKAGETNLFMYFQPNPNISTRDALIRAQELLGTKQADIKIFYDPNKEPQN; from the coding sequence ATGCACCGCCACGCCAAAGCCGTATTCAGAGCATTCTTCAGCACAGTCCTGAGGATCCTCTCCGGTAATGGACTCGACTGGTTTCCGATTCGGCATGAACTCCGCAGCTACTCACGCGACAAGCTCCAGCACGATTCCCGGGCATCCATCAATGTCGCCATCCTCTGCCTCTCACAAGGTATTGCCTTTGCCGCCATTGCGGACCTGCCAATCTATTACGGCATCCTCTGCGCCTCCTTTGCACCCATCGTCGCGCCCTTTTTCTCTCACTCACGCCACACCATCCTCGGCCCGACCAATGCCACGGCGTTTATGGTTTTCAGCTTTTTTGCCGCATCCCACGGCACCCTGGACAAGGACCCGGTAAGCTACATGCCCTTGCTGATTTGCATGGTGGGCGTGCTTTCGGTGATCGGAGCCCTCCTTAAAGTGGCCGACCTCCTGCAATACGTCAGTCGCAGTGTGCTCGTCGGCTACATCACGGGGGCCGCCCTATTAATCCTGACCAACCAAACACGCCACCTGCTCGGCATCGCCACCCCCATGGCGGAAGGCACCGTCCCCAAAACCTTTTTTGCCATCATTGAAAAAACCATTCAATGCGCCGACAGTATCAATTGGCAACCGGTAAGCATCGGGGCCGCCACCCTTTTGCTCTACTTCATCCTGCAAAAAAAAGCTCCCAAGCTTCCCAATTTCGCTATCAGCCTGACCCTCTCGTCCATCATCGCTTACGCCCTGCGACACAACACCGAAGCTTTCGCCGACCTCCGGACCTTCGACCCGCTACACGTCAATCACCTCAAAATCACGATCCCCAACGTCAACTCCGGCGACGTCTCAGCCCTACTCGGCATCGCCTTTGCCATCGCCTTCCTCGCCTCCCTCGAAAACACCGTGATGAGCAAATCCATCGCCAGCAAGTCCGGCGACCGCCCCAATACCAATCAGGACATGCTCTCCCTCGGTATGACCAATATTGCCACCTCTCTGGTTGCCCCCATGGCTGCCTCAGGCTCACTCACCCGCTCCGCCCTGAACTACGAATCCGGAGCCATGACCCGCTTCGCCTCCATCTTCACGGGCCTACTCGGCCTCGCAGGCTTCTTCATCCTATTACAAGTCCCGCTTGTCGAAAACATCCCCAAATCCTCCCTCGCCGCCCTGGTCATCGCCATCGCCATCTCCTTGATCAATAAGAAAAGCATCCGGATCTGTCTGCGTTCCACGCGGGACGACGCCATCGTCATCATCACCACCCTTTGCGCCACCCTGCTACTCCCACGTCTCGACTACGCCATCTTCATCGGCGTCGGCGTCTCACTTTGCCTCTTCCTGCGTAAAGCCTCTGTCCCCCACCTGATCGAGTATGAGCTAACCGATGCCGGGCACCTCCTCGAACTCGGAGAAAAACGCAAACGTCCGATTCCGGCGATCTCCATCGTCCACGTCGAGGGCGATCTCTTCTTTGGAGCCGCCGACCTATTCCGCACCCAGGTCCAACGAACCACGGCCGACCCCAACCTCAAGGTCATTATCCTCCGACTCAAAAATGCACGTCACCTCGATGCGACCAGCGTGCTCGCCCTCGAGGACCTGATCAAAGACACCCGCAAGAAAGGTGTGCATATTCTCATCTCCGGAGCCACCCGGGAAGTCTACACCATCCTCAAACAATCCGGGGTTCTCAAAACCCTACAAAAAGGATGCAACCGCAAGGCTGGAGAAACCAACCTCTTCATGTACTTCCAACCCAACCCCAACATCTCCACCCGTGACGCCCTGATCCGCGCCCAGGAATTACTCGGCACCAAACAAGCCGACATCAAGATCTTCTACGACCCCAACAAGGAGCCACAAAACTAA
- a CDS encoding helix-turn-helix domain-containing protein, whose translation MKKHQKSAKNEAEMNLDVGRFFQQSAYDDFDAFAESAIAWNLDFMQLDRGGFTGALQQCGHSEVLLGRAVFNRKLEQQGESPPGMKTFVIPVNRQLHMNWRRQDVGGNDLLVFPDGRDLKSVSNESFDIMTYSLNSDRWQELVEFHGAERLMRRLHDHEVISLRPDCCLRLRQMAFGVLQHVGECSDAFDQGGYDNVLEEGIAGELIRAILTSEGHDAPKPEPRVRTRALKKAREVIEEYAHMPISIRQLSQMAAVSERTLQYAFQDKFGVTPKSYLQSYRMNQVRKALRMADPDAARVVDVANVWGFWHMGQFAKDYRLTFSELPRETLKSR comes from the coding sequence ATGAAAAAACATCAAAAATCCGCAAAAAACGAAGCAGAGATGAATTTGGATGTCGGACGTTTTTTTCAGCAGTCTGCCTATGATGATTTTGACGCTTTTGCAGAATCTGCGATTGCCTGGAATCTGGATTTTATGCAGTTGGATCGAGGTGGTTTTACTGGTGCCTTGCAGCAGTGTGGTCATTCGGAAGTTCTGCTCGGACGTGCGGTTTTTAATCGTAAGCTGGAGCAACAAGGGGAGTCTCCGCCAGGAATGAAGACCTTTGTGATTCCGGTGAATCGTCAACTTCACATGAACTGGAGACGTCAGGATGTAGGAGGAAACGATTTACTGGTGTTTCCTGATGGGCGTGACTTGAAATCGGTATCAAACGAATCCTTTGATATCATGACGTATTCCTTGAATTCAGATAGATGGCAGGAGCTGGTTGAATTCCACGGTGCCGAGCGTTTGATGCGTCGGCTGCATGATCATGAAGTGATAAGTCTGCGGCCTGACTGCTGCCTGAGGTTGCGTCAGATGGCGTTTGGAGTTTTGCAACATGTGGGCGAGTGTTCAGATGCCTTTGATCAAGGCGGATATGACAACGTGCTTGAAGAGGGAATTGCTGGAGAGCTGATTCGTGCTATTCTTACGTCGGAAGGTCATGATGCTCCAAAACCTGAACCTCGCGTGAGGACCAGGGCTTTGAAGAAAGCCCGGGAGGTCATTGAGGAATATGCGCATATGCCGATTTCAATCCGGCAATTGTCTCAGATGGCCGCTGTCAGCGAGCGAACTCTTCAGTATGCGTTTCAAGATAAGTTCGGAGTGACCCCTAAGTCCTACTTGCAGTCATACAGAATGAACCAGGTTCGGAAGGCACTTCGTATGGCCGACCCTGACGCTGCCAGAGTGGTGGATGTCGCCAATGTCTGGGGTTTCTGGCATATGGGGCAATTTGCCAAAGACTACAGGCTAACATTTTCAGAGCTACCCAGAGAGACTTTGAAAAGCCGATGA
- a CDS encoding transporter, translated as MKNCLLSTSLATLTLATLTPSALAKDNALLGNGTGDSVQTDTGAAPDLSKQLANPLAALISMPIQANYDDGFGFDGEGERWLINVQPVIPFKLNDEWNIISRTIVPIIDQSNYTDSRFNESGLGDVLQSVWFSPADPNSRGWIWGLGGAFLFPTASDEFLGAEKWGAGPTFVALKQTGPWTFGALSNHIWSYAGDDDRGEVNATFIQPFCAYITPTKTTFTINSESTFDWTDSQWNIPINFMVAQMLKIGDQPFQVQAGARYWAASPHDDQEGEWGLRLAVTLLFPKG; from the coding sequence ATGAAAAACTGTCTCCTATCTACAAGCCTCGCCACCTTAACCCTGGCCACCCTAACTCCCTCAGCCCTCGCCAAAGACAATGCCCTGCTGGGCAACGGCACAGGAGATAGCGTCCAGACAGACACCGGAGCTGCACCCGACCTTTCGAAACAACTGGCCAACCCACTGGCCGCCCTGATCAGCATGCCGATCCAGGCCAACTATGATGACGGCTTCGGATTCGACGGCGAAGGTGAGCGCTGGCTGATCAACGTCCAACCCGTCATCCCATTCAAGCTGAACGACGAATGGAACATCATCTCACGAACCATCGTACCGATCATCGACCAAAGCAATTACACCGATTCCCGATTCAACGAATCCGGGCTGGGAGACGTGCTCCAATCCGTCTGGTTTTCACCCGCAGACCCCAACTCCCGTGGGTGGATCTGGGGCCTCGGTGGAGCCTTTCTCTTTCCCACCGCCAGCGACGAGTTCCTCGGTGCCGAAAAATGGGGTGCAGGCCCAACCTTTGTCGCACTCAAACAAACCGGCCCATGGACCTTTGGAGCCCTGTCCAACCACATCTGGTCCTACGCAGGAGATGATGACCGGGGTGAAGTCAACGCCACCTTTATCCAACCCTTTTGTGCCTATATCACCCCAACCAAAACCACCTTCACCATCAACTCCGAATCCACCTTCGATTGGACCGACAGCCAGTGGAATATTCCGATCAATTTCATGGTCGCCCAGATGCTCAAAATCGGTGACCAACCATTCCAAGTCCAAGCCGGCGCCCGTTACTGGGCCGCGTCTCCTCACGATGATCAGGAGGGAGAATGGGGACTGCGCCTCGCCGTCACCCTACTCTTCCCCAAAGGATAA
- a CDS encoding sulfatase-like hydrolase/transferase, whose translation MRHYKHNTLAKLAAPALAVALTGSASAATSAKLIHDAEQNLLQEQFGEKWAKQDGELQKRLDALYKKHGKRPNIVHIMWDDNSFGEVGIKAFNKIRGFDTPVLNKMGDEGITFTRMYTEPSCTPTRAAALTGRLAVRSGMYTVAFPPEGSGLPGEEVTIAEVLSAAGYNTAFFAKAHQGDIEESYMHNQGFDEAQFSLYNQFPPIFWHADGEAGMMTNGYTPEMTEKNYLVDSTWRPYGYIMDIEGKKGGKARETLPPTLDATLENYRKLIDMHQEKAVDFIKRKAKDKNPFYLAYWPNVYDLNRRGQEITTSNSSPFAQNIERLDRHIGEILAELEKQGIAENTLVIAMADNGPMTEVVGAMYQNVFNGGKGDYREGGIRVAAFAQWKGVIEPGTVVGDIFAVHDLYTTFARLGNAMEHIPTDRIIDGIDQTAVFLEGDGQSRRDYYHVYTGPVHAASIKQQYKRVWIGGRPGLVKNDFYNLYQDPREMRGMMAQMLWAWGPFDMVKKRHDAMNKKYPFTPTRHGVPFTGIENLRPESKVYQETVRKTMNTGK comes from the coding sequence ATGAGACACTACAAACACAACACACTAGCCAAACTGGCGGCCCCCGCGCTGGCAGTGGCACTGACAGGGTCAGCATCAGCAGCCACATCCGCCAAGCTGATTCATGATGCCGAACAAAACCTCCTCCAAGAGCAATTCGGAGAAAAATGGGCAAAACAAGACGGCGAGCTACAGAAAAGACTCGACGCACTCTATAAAAAACACGGGAAACGCCCGAACATCGTCCACATCATGTGGGATGATAACAGTTTTGGTGAAGTCGGAATCAAAGCCTTCAATAAAATCCGTGGTTTTGACACCCCTGTTCTCAACAAGATGGGAGACGAAGGCATCACCTTCACCCGAATGTACACAGAGCCATCCTGCACCCCAACCCGTGCTGCCGCGCTTACAGGTCGTCTCGCTGTTCGCAGCGGCATGTACACCGTCGCCTTCCCACCTGAAGGTTCCGGACTCCCTGGTGAAGAAGTCACCATTGCGGAAGTCCTCTCAGCCGCTGGTTATAACACCGCGTTTTTCGCCAAAGCTCACCAGGGAGACATCGAGGAAAGCTACATGCACAACCAAGGATTCGACGAAGCTCAATTCTCCCTCTACAACCAGTTCCCACCCATTTTTTGGCACGCAGATGGAGAAGCGGGAATGATGACCAATGGTTACACTCCGGAAATGACTGAAAAAAACTACCTCGTTGACAGCACATGGCGCCCTTACGGCTACATCATGGATATTGAAGGTAAAAAAGGTGGAAAAGCTCGCGAAACTCTCCCGCCAACACTCGATGCAACACTTGAGAACTACCGTAAACTGATAGATATGCATCAAGAGAAAGCGGTGGATTTCATCAAGCGCAAAGCCAAAGACAAGAATCCATTTTACCTTGCCTACTGGCCTAACGTCTATGACCTCAACAGAAGGGGACAGGAAATAACAACCAGCAACAGCTCCCCATTTGCTCAAAACATAGAGCGACTGGACCGCCACATCGGTGAGATCCTTGCAGAACTTGAAAAACAAGGAATCGCCGAAAATACACTTGTGATTGCCATGGCGGACAATGGACCTATGACCGAAGTCGTGGGTGCCATGTATCAAAACGTCTTCAATGGCGGTAAAGGCGATTACCGTGAAGGTGGTATCCGCGTTGCTGCGTTTGCCCAGTGGAAAGGTGTTATCGAGCCAGGAACTGTCGTTGGTGACATATTCGCTGTGCACGATCTCTACACCACCTTTGCCCGTCTTGGCAATGCCATGGAGCACATTCCTACTGACCGTATCATCGACGGAATCGACCAGACAGCGGTCTTCCTCGAAGGAGACGGACAGAGCCGCCGTGACTACTACCATGTTTACACGGGTCCCGTTCACGCCGCCTCCATCAAACAGCAGTATAAGCGCGTCTGGATTGGTGGACGTCCTGGATTGGTTAAGAATGATTTCTACAACCTCTATCAAGATCCACGCGAAATGCGCGGAATGATGGCTCAAATGCTTTGGGCATGGGGACCATTTGATATGGTCAAGAAACGTCATGACGCCATGAACAAAAAATACCCGTTCACTCCAACCCGTCACGGAGTTCCTTTCACAGGAATCGAGAACCTTCGTCCTGAAAGCAAAGTTTACCAAGAGACTGTTCGTAAAACGATGAACACTGGCAAATAA
- a CDS encoding ABC transporter substrate-binding protein → MNRRKALSIIAQSSAAASSIGLTQQSLAADKPNPAKKPITIAGYKLDRTLRLTDGSVAVKGFEHIFEEAAIGDANTHVFSGPATREVTEIGLHPFMLAYANENFRKYSLLPIFPIRVFRHKSIFIRTDRGITKPEDLKGRRIGTPGFSSTSLTWIRGILQHEYGVKPTDVEWVVSAKDSSADSAGKLSKQESVVPTGLSVSTGTAGKDESQLLVDGEVDALFHAAEPKAFIEGNPIVGRLFPDFRSTEQAYYKKTGIFPIMHAVAIHNDVAKQFPELPMALCHAYSEAKNKALAHIVKMAWADISLPWVAKDVEETRKLMGDNFWPYGIEPNRKTLNALFQYSHEQGLAKKQLTIEELFHPSTLEFLES, encoded by the coding sequence ATGAACCGACGCAAAGCCCTTTCCATTATCGCCCAGTCCTCGGCCGCAGCCTCTTCAATAGGCTTGACCCAACAGTCTCTGGCAGCAGACAAGCCAAACCCAGCCAAGAAACCGATCACCATTGCCGGCTACAAATTAGATCGCACGCTCAGACTCACGGATGGAAGCGTTGCGGTCAAAGGGTTCGAGCATATCTTCGAAGAAGCGGCCATCGGAGACGCCAACACCCATGTTTTCAGCGGCCCCGCAACCCGCGAGGTGACAGAAATTGGGCTGCACCCATTTATGTTGGCCTATGCCAATGAAAATTTTCGTAAGTATAGCCTACTGCCCATTTTTCCCATCCGGGTTTTCCGTCATAAGAGTATTTTCATCCGCACTGATCGAGGCATCACCAAGCCGGAAGACCTCAAAGGTCGACGTATCGGCACCCCGGGATTCTCATCCACGTCCCTGACCTGGATCCGCGGTATTCTTCAGCATGAATACGGTGTCAAACCCACAGATGTCGAGTGGGTCGTCTCCGCAAAAGATTCCTCGGCAGATTCTGCAGGCAAACTATCAAAACAAGAGAGTGTCGTGCCCACGGGCCTGTCCGTCAGCACCGGAACGGCAGGCAAGGATGAATCCCAGTTACTCGTCGACGGCGAGGTCGACGCCCTCTTCCACGCCGCAGAGCCGAAGGCCTTCATCGAAGGAAACCCCATCGTTGGCCGACTCTTCCCGGATTTCCGTAGCACGGAACAGGCCTACTATAAAAAGACCGGTATCTTCCCGATCATGCACGCCGTCGCCATCCACAACGATGTTGCCAAACAGTTCCCTGAACTGCCCATGGCTCTGTGCCACGCCTATTCCGAGGCAAAAAACAAGGCACTGGCACACATCGTCAAAATGGCCTGGGCCGACATCTCACTCCCGTGGGTAGCCAAGGATGTCGAAGAAACCAGAAAACTGATGGGAGACAATTTCTGGCCCTACGGCATCGAGCCGAACCGAAAAACGCTCAACGCCCTGTTCCAATATTCTCACGAGCAAGGGCTTGCTAAAAAACAACTCACCATTGAGGAGCTTTTCCACCCGTCGACGCTCGAGTTTTTAGAATCCTAA
- a CDS encoding tyrosine-protein phosphatase encodes MYKTALILAAVLLPLTGCNKKQETGDTASVQKESPPRHIPLDGQSNFRDIGGYQTSDGQVVKSGLIYRSGELPKLSDSDVQKLADLNINSVVSFLTTNEIKSRGEDKLPDGVERLYFPIDVDMGEGTSIDGLITARKTGDFSQIPAEINPDIHRILINSARAPYSKLLRHLINSEQATVYHCSHGVHRTGTATAIILSALGVPWETVRKDYLLSNTYRKEEINKRTEQLKQLHAKNTGVSPEEVDMANINAFYILEGSYIDASLKEAVKEFGSMENYIREGLGISDEEVAKLRRNLLESSP; translated from the coding sequence ATGTATAAAACAGCTCTCATTTTGGCCGCCGTCCTGCTCCCCCTAACCGGATGCAACAAAAAACAAGAAACAGGCGACACAGCTTCCGTTCAAAAAGAATCACCCCCCCGCCATATCCCACTCGACGGCCAGTCCAACTTTCGCGATATCGGCGGCTACCAAACATCGGATGGTCAGGTCGTTAAATCCGGCCTGATTTACCGATCCGGCGAACTCCCCAAACTCAGTGATAGCGATGTTCAAAAACTGGCCGACCTCAACATCAATTCCGTTGTCAGTTTTCTCACCACCAATGAAATCAAATCCAGAGGCGAAGACAAACTACCCGATGGCGTTGAACGTCTCTACTTCCCTATCGATGTGGATATGGGAGAAGGCACCTCCATCGACGGATTAATCACAGCGCGGAAAACTGGAGACTTCTCCCAGATTCCGGCAGAAATCAACCCTGACATCCACCGTATTCTCATCAACAGTGCCAGAGCGCCCTACAGCAAACTATTACGCCACCTGATCAACTCAGAGCAAGCAACGGTCTACCACTGCTCACATGGCGTTCACCGCACTGGCACCGCAACCGCTATCATCCTCTCCGCACTCGGAGTTCCCTGGGAAACCGTGCGTAAAGACTACCTACTCTCAAATACCTACCGAAAAGAAGAGATCAACAAACGCACGGAACAACTCAAACAACTCCATGCAAAAAACACCGGCGTCAGCCCGGAGGAAGTGGATATGGCCAACATCAATGCCTTCTACATCCTGGAAGGGTCATATATCGATGCCTCTCTCAAAGAAGCGGTCAAGGAGTTCGGCTCCATGGAAAACTACATCCGCGAAGGGTTGGGGATCAGTGACGAAGAAGTAGCCAAGCTTCGCCGCAACCTACTGGAAAGCTCACCATAA
- a CDS encoding transporter codes for MKALLPATTIVLLYPLTHASESELIPDITRPEVALQESTETLAEMSLADVDQKLNNPLTSLWSLTLQENYTILKGDNIDGTTQSNNLFFQPAFPLPLGEDMTFIARPVFPLVTSPILRSDGSTKSHTSGLGDIQMFALIGPDKSEGLTWGLGGTFIFPTANNDLLGSGKWQAGPAAMVLNLGEKWTTGFVLQHWWSFAGDNDRPSQNHTDFQYIMRRKLPGAMSIGMGPTVSIDWNADSGNQITLPIGLGITKTVRIGKLPVKLRFEPQYSLIKPDDVGSHWNFRLQITPVIPSPFKR; via the coding sequence ATGAAAGCTCTACTTCCAGCAACAACCATCGTCCTGCTCTACCCTCTCACCCATGCATCCGAAAGTGAGCTCATCCCGGACATCACCCGTCCTGAAGTTGCACTTCAGGAATCCACCGAAACTCTGGCTGAGATGTCGCTCGCCGATGTCGACCAGAAGCTCAACAACCCGCTTACCAGCCTCTGGTCTCTCACCCTGCAGGAAAACTACACCATTCTCAAAGGCGATAACATCGACGGCACCACACAATCCAACAACCTCTTTTTTCAACCTGCGTTTCCTCTCCCTCTCGGAGAAGATATGACCTTCATCGCCCGACCGGTCTTTCCGCTTGTCACCAGTCCCATCCTCCGGAGTGACGGCAGCACCAAAAGCCACACCAGCGGTTTGGGCGACATTCAAATGTTCGCCCTCATCGGACCAGACAAATCAGAGGGGCTCACCTGGGGGCTCGGAGGCACCTTCATTTTCCCCACTGCTAACAACGATTTGCTTGGTTCGGGAAAATGGCAGGCGGGCCCCGCAGCCATGGTTCTCAATCTCGGCGAAAAATGGACCACCGGCTTCGTCCTGCAGCACTGGTGGTCCTTTGCCGGCGACAACGACCGCCCCTCCCAAAACCATACCGATTTCCAGTACATCATGCGGCGCAAGCTCCCGGGAGCGATGTCCATCGGTATGGGACCTACCGTATCCATCGACTGGAATGCGGATAGCGGCAACCAAATCACCTTACCCATCGGCCTCGGCATCACCAAAACCGTCCGCATTGGCAAACTCCCGGTCAAACTCAGGTTCGAGCCCCAGTATTCCCTGATCAAGCCGGATGATGTCGGCTCCCACTGGAATTTTCGCCTGCAAATTACCCCGGTCATCCCCTCACCTTTCAAGCGCTAA
- a CDS encoding DUF4405 domain-containing protein — MKARIINYVLYALGIFIAGTGFILEWKMPHGSAGREASLWAMAKGTWKDIHLWTGIAFTALTLWHLYDHRKWLMNVACKKSSGKMLAGLLIPLAVVVAIAASPIGKLPSGHGGCQSGGCGSCSSKDSCSDSKSSCSSGACSSGSCKDKKGNGKCSDKKEGGACSSGKCGSEHKTGDTEAKELQETIDTCPITGKSSPQS; from the coding sequence ATGAAAGCTCGAATCATCAACTACGTCCTCTACGCCTTGGGAATCTTCATTGCCGGCACAGGGTTCATCCTTGAATGGAAAATGCCTCACGGCTCGGCAGGCCGGGAAGCCAGCCTCTGGGCGATGGCTAAAGGCACGTGGAAAGACATCCACCTTTGGACCGGAATCGCCTTCACGGCGCTGACCCTCTGGCATCTCTACGACCACCGCAAGTGGCTGATGAATGTCGCTTGTAAAAAAAGCTCGGGGAAAATGCTTGCCGGGCTACTCATCCCTCTCGCCGTTGTCGTGGCCATCGCTGCCAGCCCCATAGGCAAACTCCCCAGCGGTCACGGTGGCTGCCAAAGCGGTGGTTGTGGCTCATGCTCAAGTAAAGACTCGTGCTCGGACAGCAAATCCTCCTGTTCATCCGGTGCTTGTTCCTCAGGTTCATGCAAGGACAAAAAAGGGAACGGCAAATGCTCCGACAAAAAAGAAGGCGGAGCTTGTTCCTCCGGCAAATGTGGTTCCGAACACAAAACCGGCGATACCGAGGCCAAAGAGCTTCAGGAAACGATCGACACTTGCCCGATCACCGGCAAAAGCAGCCCTCAAAGCTAA